In Sodalis ligni, a single genomic region encodes these proteins:
- a CDS encoding ash family protein, which yields MVAQVRQPSGWPVSSSAGTANLVWATTHGISSSGGSFHHKLL from the coding sequence ATGGTGGCTCAGGTGAGGCAGCCCTCGGGCTGGCCGGTTTCCAGTAGTGCCGGTACTGCTAACCTCGTCTGGGCTACCACCCATGGGATTAGCAGCTCTGGTGGTAGTTTTCATCATAAACTACTGTGA